The Candidatus Koribacter versatilis Ellin345 genome has a segment encoding these proteins:
- the argF gene encoding ornithine carbamoyltransferase has product MTTLPMAHITPRKVTSVKNTNDRDLVSITDFTPEEITSALDLASAMKVHPADFRGALAGKQVVMFFEKPSLRTRITFESGISSLGGVSFFVDQGASRLGAREPLSDIAHNLERWVDGIVLRTFAHDTCSVMAEHSSIPVINALSDHEHPCQALADVLTLKEHFGSLRKLKVAFVGDGNNVAHSLMLACASVGANLTVGTPKGYEPSVQVLKQAQKIAKSTGATIDVTTDAVAAVTGAQAIYTDVWASMGQESEAAERQQIFLPFQVNAKLMSQAAKKAKFMHCLPAHRGDEVTADVIDSPSSVVFDQAENRLHAQKAILLMLLGGGTAHRFPSRSAHA; this is encoded by the coding sequence ATGACAACCCTACCGATGGCGCACATCACGCCCCGCAAGGTCACTTCGGTCAAGAACACCAACGACCGCGACCTCGTCTCCATCACCGACTTCACGCCCGAGGAGATCACCTCTGCACTCGATCTCGCCTCCGCGATGAAGGTCCACCCTGCGGACTTCCGCGGCGCGCTCGCCGGCAAGCAAGTCGTCATGTTCTTCGAGAAACCGTCGCTCCGTACCCGCATCACCTTCGAGTCCGGCATCAGCTCTCTCGGCGGCGTCTCCTTCTTCGTGGACCAGGGCGCCTCGCGCCTCGGTGCGCGCGAACCGCTCAGCGACATCGCGCACAACCTCGAGCGCTGGGTCGATGGCATCGTTCTGCGCACCTTCGCGCACGATACCTGCTCCGTCATGGCCGAGCACTCATCGATCCCCGTGATCAACGCGCTCAGCGACCACGAGCATCCCTGCCAGGCGCTCGCCGACGTCCTCACCTTGAAGGAACACTTCGGCTCGCTGCGCAAACTGAAGGTCGCCTTCGTCGGCGACGGCAACAACGTGGCGCACTCGCTCATGCTCGCCTGCGCCAGCGTCGGTGCCAACCTCACCGTCGGCACGCCGAAGGGCTATGAGCCCAGCGTGCAAGTCCTCAAGCAGGCGCAGAAAATTGCCAAGTCCACCGGCGCCACGATCGACGTCACCACCGACGCCGTCGCTGCCGTCACCGGCGCGCAAGCTATCTACACCGATGTCTGGGCCAGCATGGGTCAGGAATCCGAAGCTGCCGAGCGGCAGCAGATATTCCTGCCCTTCCAGGTCAATGCCAAGCTCATGTCGCAGGCCGCGAAGAAGGCGAAATTCATGCACTGCCTGCCCGCGCACCGTGGCGACGAAGTCACCGCCGACGTGATAGATTCTCCAAGCTCCGTAGTCTTCGACCAGGCCGAAAACCGGCTCCATGCTCAGAAGGCCATCTTATTAATGTTGCTCGGTGGCGGAACCGCTCACCGCTTCCCCTCAAGGAGTGCCCATGCGTGA
- the argB gene encoding acetylglutamate kinase: MKIVLKIGGAALENKDLVGQFCTTVASLAKDGHHVLVVHGGGAALSRTLKELGIEPKFLNGLRVTDARTRDVALMVLGGLLNKQLAAAIGAVGQPAIGLCGSDLHLCVARKKPLAEDLGFVGEIASVNEEAIAHLWANNAVPVVASLAQGADGEFYNINADEMASALAAACIADTLIFLTDVPGVKDANGDVLNRLGLDRIESLIANGIVSGGMLPKLEACKRALQAGVGSVRILPATKAEALPSLFESPIAFGTELVATV; the protein is encoded by the coding sequence ATGAAGATCGTCCTAAAAATCGGCGGCGCCGCCCTCGAAAACAAAGATCTCGTTGGGCAGTTCTGCACCACGGTCGCCTCGCTCGCGAAAGATGGCCATCACGTCCTCGTCGTGCATGGCGGCGGCGCAGCCCTCAGCCGAACTCTCAAGGAACTCGGCATCGAGCCCAAGTTCCTCAACGGCCTCCGCGTCACCGACGCCCGTACCCGCGACGTCGCTCTCATGGTTCTCGGCGGCCTGCTCAACAAGCAGCTTGCAGCAGCGATCGGCGCTGTCGGCCAGCCCGCCATCGGGCTCTGCGGCAGCGATCTTCATCTCTGCGTCGCCCGCAAGAAGCCACTCGCGGAAGATCTTGGTTTCGTCGGCGAAATCGCCAGCGTGAACGAAGAAGCCATCGCGCACCTCTGGGCAAACAACGCCGTGCCTGTCGTAGCCAGCCTCGCGCAGGGCGCCGACGGCGAGTTCTACAACATCAACGCCGACGAGATGGCTTCGGCCCTTGCCGCTGCCTGCATTGCGGACACATTAATTTTTCTCACCGACGTGCCTGGAGTGAAAGATGCGAACGGAGATGTGCTCAACCGTCTCGGCCTCGATCGCATCGAATCTCTTATCGCCAACGGAATCGTGAGCGGCGGCATGTTGCCGAAGCTCGAAGCCTGTAAACGCGCCCTCCAAGCCGGAGTCGGTAGCGTACGAATTTTGCCCGCGACGAAAGCAGAAGCCCTGCCGTCGCTCTTCGAATCACCCATAGCCTTCGGCACCGAACTGGTGGCCACTGTATGA
- the argC gene encoding N-acetyl-gamma-glutamyl-phosphate reductase, translating to MSAAVQSAVLGATGYSGYELTKRLLAHPSVKQPALFRVNPDPTQSPNLADWYPQLSGNGYGQLVMDAFSWDALKAKGTDVIFFCTPHEVSRELAIEAGDRGFRVVDLSGAWRLKEATNRAVYKFEDHDPAQAALLDQQAVYGSPELHKYAIEKAELVANPGCYATSIILALAAWTNDGLIDLEFGVICDSKSGVSGAGKAPSPTTHFVEVADSLSAYSVFGHRHTGEMLEQLGLEASQLQFTPHLLPIPRGILSTIYVRPKTGVTAEVLEYSLKEFAVGKPFVRVFAPGKLPQIKYSLHTNYCDIGFQLSPDGSRAVLVSCLDNLVKGAAGQAIQNMNLMFGFDEREGLQ from the coding sequence ATGTCCGCTGCTGTCCAGTCCGCCGTTCTCGGCGCTACCGGCTATTCCGGCTATGAGTTGACCAAGCGGTTGCTCGCGCATCCGTCCGTCAAGCAGCCTGCGCTCTTCCGCGTGAATCCCGATCCCACGCAGTCGCCGAACCTTGCCGACTGGTACCCGCAGCTCTCCGGCAACGGCTACGGCCAGCTCGTGATGGACGCATTCTCGTGGGACGCACTCAAGGCCAAAGGCACGGACGTCATCTTCTTCTGCACCCCGCACGAAGTCTCCCGCGAACTCGCGATCGAAGCGGGCGACCGCGGCTTTCGCGTCGTGGACCTCAGCGGCGCGTGGCGTTTGAAGGAAGCAACTAACCGTGCCGTGTACAAGTTCGAAGATCATGACCCGGCTCAAGCAGCCCTGCTCGACCAGCAGGCCGTCTACGGCAGCCCCGAATTGCATAAATATGCAATCGAAAAAGCAGAGCTCGTCGCCAACCCTGGCTGCTATGCGACCTCGATCATCCTCGCTCTTGCGGCCTGGACCAACGACGGCTTGATCGACCTCGAATTCGGAGTAATCTGCGACTCCAAGTCCGGCGTCAGTGGCGCCGGCAAGGCACCGAGTCCGACGACTCACTTCGTAGAAGTCGCCGACAGCCTCTCCGCCTACAGCGTTTTCGGCCATCGCCACACCGGAGAAATGCTCGAGCAGCTCGGTCTCGAAGCTTCGCAGCTTCAGTTCACGCCGCACTTGCTGCCGATTCCGCGCGGCATTCTCTCGACGATCTACGTTCGCCCGAAGACTGGCGTTACCGCCGAGGTCCTCGAGTACAGCCTGAAAGAATTCGCCGTCGGTAAGCCCTTCGTGCGCGTCTTCGCGCCCGGCAAGCTGCCGCAGATCAAGTACTCGCTGCACACCAACTACTGCGATATCGGCTTCCAGCTCTCGCCCGACGGCTCGCGCGCAGTCCTCGTCTCTTGTCTTGACAACCTAGTCAAAGGCGCAGCCGGACAGGCGATCCAGAACATGAACCTGATGTTCGGCTTCGACGAACGAGAGGGCCTGCAATGA
- a CDS encoding arginine repressor yields the protein MSKLSRHAAIRDAITSHPVQNQDELRRLLFKRGHRVTQATLSRDIHELGLVKTGEGYQFPSSEDDSNAAWLPSVERLIREFVYDVKIAQNTVVVKTSAGSAQPVAAALDAEGWPEVVGTVGGDDTIFVVTPSNKDAEKLQSRIKELIA from the coding sequence ATGTCTAAGCTCTCCCGGCACGCCGCAATTCGCGACGCCATCACCAGCCATCCTGTGCAGAACCAGGATGAGCTGCGCCGGCTGCTGTTCAAGCGCGGACATCGTGTAACCCAGGCCACCCTCTCTCGCGACATTCACGAACTCGGCCTCGTCAAAACCGGTGAGGGCTACCAGTTCCCATCTTCCGAAGATGACTCCAATGCTGCCTGGCTTCCCTCCGTCGAGCGTCTCATCCGCGAGTTCGTATACGACGTGAAGATCGCGCAGAACACCGTCGTAGTGAAGACCAGTGCCGGCAGCGCCCAGCCCGTGGCCGCAGCGCTCGACGCCGAAGGCTGGCCCGAAGTCGTGGGCACCGTCGGTGGCGACGACACCATCTTCGTCGTCACCCCAAGCAACAAGGACGCCGAAAAGCTCCAGTCCCGCATCAAGGAGCTCATCGCCTAA
- a CDS encoding response regulator: protein MSDAVTSPRRLLIVEDEPALLANYKEYFEASGFEVSATENRDTAIDWLGWQEIDGVLSDIHLTGRDRADGLEIAFAAWKIGVPVLLITGLPTDDISNDPRLAKIAGLVRKPVSLAALHALVESMLRKAAHDEATPDQTEIRELLRTYAPWLLAAPGPPQS, encoded by the coding sequence ATGTCTGACGCCGTCACATCTCCGCGACGCCTTCTGATCGTTGAAGACGAGCCCGCCCTCCTCGCGAACTACAAAGAGTACTTTGAGGCCAGCGGCTTCGAGGTCTCCGCGACAGAAAATCGCGATACCGCAATCGATTGGCTAGGTTGGCAGGAGATTGACGGCGTTCTTAGCGATATCCATCTCACCGGTCGCGATCGCGCCGACGGCCTGGAAATCGCATTCGCTGCCTGGAAGATCGGAGTGCCGGTTTTGTTGATTACCGGCCTCCCCACTGACGATATCTCCAACGATCCTCGCCTCGCGAAGATCGCTGGACTGGTTCGCAAGCCCGTATCGCTGGCTGCGCTTCACGCTCTCGTGGAATCAATGTTGCGCAAGGCTGCCCACGATGAGGCTACGCCCGACCAGACGGAAATACGGGAATTGCTACGAACGTACGCGCCGTGGCTGCTGGCCGCCCCAGGGCCTCCGCAGTCATAG
- a CDS encoding c-type cytochrome yields MKRILCISAAIAILSFFVAAQTPTAKDSSKPEINKVAAPHTNPADGKAMFSAYCASCHGATAKGDGPAAAALKVPPTDLTKLAKNSGGTYPMLHVKESIRNADAPAHGSKDMPVWGPVFRNLSQGSQSQVELRIANLAKYIETLQAK; encoded by the coding sequence ATGAAACGCATTCTTTGTATTTCTGCGGCGATCGCCATTCTTTCTTTCTTCGTTGCCGCGCAAACCCCCACCGCGAAAGATTCCAGCAAACCCGAGATCAATAAAGTTGCCGCGCCGCACACGAACCCGGCGGACGGCAAGGCAATGTTCAGCGCGTATTGTGCTTCGTGCCATGGCGCGACAGCCAAGGGCGATGGCCCGGCAGCGGCAGCACTGAAGGTCCCGCCGACCGACTTGACGAAGCTGGCGAAGAACAGCGGCGGCACGTATCCGATGCTGCATGTGAAGGAATCCATTCGCAACGCAGACGCACCGGCTCACGGCAGCAAAGATATGCCGGTCTGGGGACCGGTATTCCGGAACCTGAGCCAGGGGAGCCAGTCGCAGGTGGAACTGCGGATTGCGAACCTTGCGAAGTACATCGAGACGTTGCAGGCTAAGTAG
- a CDS encoding homoserine dehydrogenase, with the protein MATVTRAVYNLALVGFGNVGKTFVSLLDRKRAELGTRYNLDFLISGIASRKLGWLVNPTGFEPDQVLEGDFSGALKVDSLRSWILASRPDAVFETTSLNPQTGQPAIEHLRCALEFGAHAISANKGPVVHGYEELTTLAKQMHRKFYFESSVMDGAPVFNLFRECLPTIELRGFRGILNSTTNVILERMEQGQSFEDAVRHCQEIGVAESDPSNDIDGWDAAVKVAALATVLMGHPMKPDQVERGGIGEITAEQIAAAHTDGKRYKVVCSAKRDGERLRARVAPELLPLTDPLAQVSGTSSLISFETDVLPELAIHEINPGLDAVAFGLLTDFLRAVKES; encoded by the coding sequence ATGGCCACAGTCACAAGAGCGGTGTACAACCTTGCGTTGGTCGGGTTCGGCAACGTGGGGAAGACGTTTGTCTCGTTGCTGGACCGGAAGCGAGCAGAACTCGGGACACGATATAACCTGGATTTCCTGATTTCGGGCATTGCGAGCCGCAAGCTGGGATGGCTGGTGAATCCTACGGGTTTCGAGCCAGATCAGGTTCTGGAGGGAGATTTCTCCGGAGCATTGAAGGTGGATTCGCTGCGGAGCTGGATTCTGGCATCGCGGCCGGATGCGGTGTTTGAGACGACCTCGCTGAATCCGCAAACGGGACAGCCTGCGATTGAGCATCTGCGATGCGCGCTGGAGTTTGGGGCGCATGCGATCTCCGCGAATAAAGGGCCGGTGGTGCATGGATATGAAGAACTGACTACGCTGGCGAAGCAGATGCACCGGAAGTTTTACTTCGAGTCGTCGGTAATGGACGGCGCGCCAGTGTTCAACTTGTTTCGTGAGTGCTTGCCGACGATCGAGCTGCGCGGGTTCCGCGGGATTTTGAATTCGACGACGAACGTAATCCTGGAGCGAATGGAGCAAGGACAATCGTTTGAGGACGCGGTGCGGCATTGCCAGGAGATTGGTGTAGCGGAGAGCGATCCGTCGAATGACATTGACGGGTGGGACGCAGCAGTGAAGGTCGCGGCGTTGGCGACGGTGCTGATGGGGCATCCGATGAAACCGGACCAGGTGGAACGCGGCGGGATTGGTGAGATCACGGCGGAGCAGATTGCGGCAGCTCACACCGATGGGAAGCGCTATAAAGTGGTGTGCAGCGCGAAGCGCGATGGAGAGCGTCTGCGGGCGAGGGTTGCGCCGGAGTTGCTGCCGCTGACGGATCCACTGGCACAGGTGAGTGGGACGTCGTCACTGATTTCGTTTGAGACCGATGTGCTGCCGGAATTAGCGATCCATGAGATCAACCCGGGGCTGGATGCAGTCGCGTTTGGGCTGCTGACAGATTTTCTGAGAGCGGTAAAGGAGTCGTAA
- a CDS encoding cysteine desulfurase-like protein, with amino-acid sequence MATSAHASVNLEAIRAQFPALSQTYNGHPRVYFDAPGGTQVPQQVIDAISGYLVHSNSNTHGQFHTSHLTDEVLEHAHAAMADMLGCDADEIVFGQNMTTLTFALSRALGRDLRAGDEIVTTLLDHDANVAPWRALEETGARVHAVKFHPEDCTLDLEDLQSKLNGRTKIVAVGFASNAVGTINPIKKIVEMAHAVGALVFVDAVHFAPHGFIDVRDLDCDFLACSTYKFFGPHMGVLFGKHEHLLRLKPYKVRPAADTLPDRWETGTLNHECIAGITACVEYLADVGLKTVKHPESRRDAIAAAYAWMKEHEHELARQLIGGLLEIPGLTFYGIRDLSRLDERTPTVSIRMAKLSPAELSKKLGDLGIYTWDGNFYAINVTEQLGVEEDGGILRIGLAHYATSAEVERLLKALREWA; translated from the coding sequence ATGGCAACGAGTGCACATGCCAGTGTGAACCTGGAAGCGATTCGAGCGCAATTTCCTGCCCTCAGCCAAACGTACAACGGGCATCCGCGAGTGTATTTCGATGCGCCCGGTGGAACTCAGGTACCGCAGCAGGTGATTGACGCGATCTCGGGCTACCTGGTGCATTCGAACTCGAACACGCATGGGCAATTCCATACCAGTCACCTGACCGACGAAGTGCTGGAGCACGCCCACGCAGCAATGGCCGACATGCTTGGGTGCGATGCGGATGAGATTGTGTTCGGACAGAACATGACCACGCTGACCTTTGCGTTGAGCCGCGCGCTGGGCCGCGATTTACGCGCAGGGGATGAGATCGTGACGACATTGCTCGATCACGATGCGAATGTAGCGCCGTGGCGCGCGCTGGAAGAGACCGGGGCGAGGGTGCACGCGGTGAAGTTCCATCCCGAGGACTGCACGCTGGATCTGGAGGATTTGCAGTCGAAGCTGAACGGGCGGACGAAGATTGTGGCGGTGGGATTTGCGTCGAACGCGGTGGGCACGATCAATCCCATTAAAAAGATTGTGGAGATGGCGCACGCGGTGGGAGCGTTGGTTTTCGTGGACGCCGTGCACTTTGCGCCGCATGGGTTCATCGATGTGCGCGATCTGGATTGCGATTTTCTCGCGTGCTCGACGTATAAGTTTTTTGGTCCGCACATGGGGGTCCTATTTGGGAAGCATGAGCATCTGTTGCGGTTGAAGCCGTATAAGGTGCGTCCGGCGGCAGATACTTTGCCGGACCGGTGGGAGACGGGCACCCTGAACCATGAGTGCATTGCGGGAATCACGGCATGCGTGGAGTACCTGGCCGATGTCGGGCTGAAGACGGTGAAGCATCCGGAGTCGCGGCGGGATGCGATTGCGGCGGCGTATGCGTGGATGAAAGAGCATGAGCATGAATTGGCGAGGCAGCTTATCGGCGGACTGCTGGAGATTCCGGGGCTGACGTTTTATGGGATCCGGGATTTGAGCCGGCTGGATGAGCGAACGCCAACGGTGTCAATACGAATGGCGAAACTTTCGCCAGCAGAGTTGTCGAAGAAGCTTGGCGATCTCGGGATTTATACGTGGGATGGGAACTTCTACGCGATCAATGTGACGGAACAGTTGGGCGTGGAAGAAGATGGCGGGATCCTACGGATCGGGTTGGCGCATTATGCAACTTCAGCGGAAGTGGAAAGGTTGTTGAAGGCGCTGCGAGAGTGGGCATAG
- a CDS encoding PQQ-binding-like beta-propeller repeat protein, translating to MLKSAVAVLLFSTIAVAQDAAMFRGNPEHTGVYNAAGAPQFHSLKWKFETKAQLHSSPAVANGVVYVGSTSRNLLAVDLETGKLKWKFETGARIVSSPAVVDGVVYVASYDGNFYAVDAVTGKEKWKFKTGGEKRFAAPHLHGSTPVTETMPDPFDSYLSSPVVVAGVVYFGSGDTNVYALNAADGSLKWKFKTGDVVHASPALADGTLYVGSWDSYFYAIDAATGKEKWKLKTGEDHDIYNQVGIQSSAAVADGVVYFGCRDSNFYAVDAKTGEKKWAFNNKGSWVISSPAVKDGRVYFATSDTGLVYALDLNGKEVWHFDGKHWVVFSSPAIAGNTLYLGSHAGKLRAIDLTSGKLAWEFETDGSKANGAGLTKPDGTPNYEAAFHTNFYDDMVAGVQIMLKTGAILGSPVVSGDTVIFASSDGNVYAVR from the coding sequence ATGTTGAAATCCGCAGTAGCAGTGTTACTTTTCTCGACGATCGCGGTGGCCCAGGATGCGGCGATGTTCCGTGGAAATCCGGAGCACACAGGGGTGTATAACGCGGCGGGGGCGCCGCAGTTTCATTCGCTGAAGTGGAAGTTCGAGACGAAGGCGCAGCTTCACAGCAGCCCGGCGGTCGCGAATGGCGTGGTGTATGTGGGTAGCACGAGCCGGAACCTGCTGGCCGTCGATCTCGAGACTGGCAAGCTGAAGTGGAAGTTCGAGACCGGGGCGAGGATTGTTTCGTCGCCGGCTGTGGTGGATGGCGTGGTGTATGTCGCGTCGTACGACGGCAACTTCTACGCGGTGGATGCGGTGACCGGCAAGGAGAAGTGGAAGTTCAAGACCGGCGGGGAAAAGCGATTTGCGGCGCCACATCTGCATGGATCTACGCCGGTAACGGAGACGATGCCGGACCCGTTTGATTCTTATCTCTCTTCGCCGGTGGTGGTTGCGGGAGTGGTGTATTTCGGGAGCGGCGATACGAACGTGTATGCGCTGAACGCAGCGGACGGGTCGCTGAAGTGGAAGTTCAAGACTGGCGATGTGGTGCATGCGTCACCGGCGCTGGCGGATGGGACATTGTACGTCGGGAGTTGGGACAGCTACTTCTACGCGATTGATGCCGCGACAGGCAAGGAGAAGTGGAAGTTAAAAACCGGCGAGGACCACGACATCTACAACCAGGTGGGCATTCAGTCTTCGGCTGCGGTGGCCGATGGAGTCGTTTACTTCGGGTGCCGCGATTCCAACTTCTACGCGGTGGATGCGAAGACAGGTGAGAAGAAGTGGGCGTTCAACAACAAGGGGTCGTGGGTGATCTCGTCGCCGGCGGTGAAGGATGGGCGCGTGTACTTTGCGACGTCGGACACGGGGCTGGTTTATGCGCTCGATCTGAACGGAAAGGAAGTTTGGCATTTCGATGGGAAGCATTGGGTGGTGTTCTCGTCGCCGGCAATTGCGGGGAATACGCTGTATCTGGGATCGCATGCGGGGAAGCTGCGGGCGATTGATCTGACGTCGGGGAAGTTGGCGTGGGAATTTGAGACGGATGGATCGAAGGCCAACGGCGCCGGACTCACGAAGCCCGATGGAACACCGAATTACGAAGCGGCTTTCCATACGAATTTCTACGACGACATGGTGGCGGGGGTGCAGATCATGTTGAAGACGGGAGCGATTTTGGGATCGCCGGTGGTGAGTGGGGATACGGTGATCTTTGCCAGCAGCGACGGGAATGTGTATGCGGTGCGGTAA
- a CDS encoding response regulator transcription factor yields MSRILIVEDEEHLARGLQFNLQAEDHEVEVAGTGELALDLLLNEKQHFDVMVLDIMLPGKDGFTVARELRDAQNFIPILMLTARGRSEDILQGFEAGTDDYLPKPFELAILTARLDSLLRRRRWSQKVEAPVEPEVLRFNGKFLDFDALELHVGDQVHNLTLMEAQLLQYLIRSAGRPVSRKSILEEVWGLHEDTDTRAIDNFIVRLRRYIEADPSHPKHLQTVRGIGYRFNTHPEN; encoded by the coding sequence ATGAGCCGCATTCTGATCGTCGAAGACGAAGAGCATCTCGCGCGCGGCCTGCAATTCAACCTTCAGGCGGAAGATCACGAAGTCGAAGTCGCCGGTACCGGTGAACTCGCGCTCGACCTACTGCTTAACGAGAAGCAGCACTTCGACGTCATGGTCCTCGACATCATGCTTCCCGGCAAAGATGGTTTCACCGTCGCCCGCGAACTTCGCGACGCCCAGAACTTCATCCCGATCCTGATGCTCACCGCCCGCGGCCGCTCCGAAGACATCCTGCAAGGCTTCGAGGCCGGTACCGACGACTATCTTCCCAAGCCCTTCGAACTCGCGATCCTGACTGCGCGTCTCGACAGCCTGCTCCGCCGCCGTCGCTGGTCGCAGAAAGTCGAAGCGCCCGTGGAACCCGAGGTCCTCCGATTCAACGGCAAGTTTCTCGACTTCGATGCTCTCGAACTCCACGTTGGCGATCAGGTCCACAACCTCACCCTGATGGAAGCCCAGCTTCTTCAATATCTGATCCGGAGTGCCGGCCGCCCCGTCTCACGCAAGTCCATTCTCGAAGAAGTCTGGGGCCTCCACGAAGACACCGACACCCGCGCCATCGACAACTTCATCGTGCGCCTGCGTCGCTACATCGAAGCCGATCCCTCCCATCCCAAACACCTGCAGACAGTCCGCGGCATCGGCTACCGCTTCAACACCCATCCCGAAAACTAA
- a CDS encoding sensor histidine kinase, whose protein sequence is MPIKITTRRKAVGTALTLGILLIAAAVTLNISWIILNWREFWMLLIGGIFFLVIIAGMILNTIFLVREIRRNEQHDSFINAVTHELKTPITSIRLYLETLKKRSVDEEKRKQFYDIMLDDTDRLLRTVEQVLKAGSLAQKREVQNFKPIEIEPILRDSMELVATRNHLAPELLHWQIEPIPNEHYTVLGDAEELRTAFLNILDNAVKYSREKVDIGVSLVAPTIDQVEVRVTDKGVGIPRGELKRIFKRFYRAANPGVKGTGIGLFIVRAIVKRHGGKVSAASEGAGKGTTVTLELPRIFTT, encoded by the coding sequence GTGCCCATCAAGATCACCACGCGCCGCAAAGCCGTTGGCACGGCCCTCACGCTGGGCATCCTGCTCATCGCCGCCGCGGTCACGCTCAACATCAGTTGGATCATCCTCAACTGGCGCGAGTTCTGGATGCTGCTCATAGGAGGCATCTTCTTCCTTGTCATTATCGCGGGCATGATCCTCAACACGATCTTTCTCGTCCGCGAAATCCGCCGCAACGAGCAGCACGACAGCTTCATCAATGCCGTTACCCATGAACTGAAAACGCCCATCACTTCCATCCGCCTCTATCTCGAGACACTAAAGAAACGCAGCGTGGATGAAGAGAAGCGCAAACAGTTCTACGACATCATGCTCGACGACACCGATCGCCTCCTCCGCACCGTCGAGCAAGTCCTCAAAGCCGGATCGCTCGCGCAGAAGCGCGAAGTCCAGAACTTCAAGCCCATCGAGATTGAGCCCATCCTCCGCGACTCCATGGAACTCGTCGCCACGCGGAATCACCTCGCGCCCGAGTTGCTCCACTGGCAGATCGAGCCCATACCAAACGAGCACTATACGGTTCTCGGCGACGCCGAAGAACTCCGCACTGCTTTCCTCAATATCCTCGATAACGCAGTGAAGTACTCGCGCGAGAAGGTCGACATCGGTGTTTCGCTCGTTGCGCCGACGATTGATCAAGTGGAAGTCCGCGTCACCGACAAAGGCGTCGGCATCCCGCGCGGCGAACTCAAGCGCATTTTTAAGCGCTTCTACCGCGCCGCGAATCCCGGTGTGAAAGGAACTGGCATCGGATTGTTCATCGTGCGCGCGATCGTAAAACGGCACGGCGGAAAAGTCAGCGCCGCCAGTGAAGGCGCAGGCAAGGGAACCACGGTTACACTGGAACTGCCACGGATATTCACCACATGA
- a CDS encoding VOC family protein: MTKIQPFLMFDGKAGEAIRFYASLFPNSTVDHMQRYGPEGPGKEGTVFQAIFTVAGQSVRCTDSVIKHAFTFTPAFSFFVDCESEDDLRRLHDELVNNGMALMTPDNYGFSRLFAWVQDRYGVSWQLNLP, translated from the coding sequence ATGACCAAAATTCAACCCTTCCTCATGTTCGACGGCAAAGCCGGCGAAGCCATCAGATTCTACGCCTCTCTCTTCCCGAACAGCACGGTTGACCACATGCAACGTTACGGCCCCGAAGGTCCCGGCAAAGAGGGAACCGTCTTCCAGGCCATCTTCACGGTTGCCGGCCAATCCGTCCGTTGCACCGACAGTGTCATCAAGCACGCCTTCACCTTCACGCCCGCGTTCTCGTTCTTCGTCGACTGCGAATCCGAAGACGATCTCCGCCGCCTCCATGACGAGCTCGTCAACAACGGCATGGCCTTGATGACGCCCGACAACTACGGCTTCAGCCGCCTCTTCGCATGGGTACAAGACAGATACGGCGTCTCCTGGCAACTCAACCTGCCATAG